One window of the Chitinophaga niabensis genome contains the following:
- a CDS encoding acetyl-CoA C-acyltransferase: MKEVFIVSVARTPIGSFNGALAGVPATTLGATVIKAALERAKVAPEQVQEVYMGNVISANTGQAPANQASLYAGLPNTVPCTTVNKVCASGMKAVMLGAQSIMLGDNDVVVAGGMESMSNIPYYLDKARNGYRLGHGAVIDGILRDGLWDPYKDFHMGNAAEICAAEYKITREDQDAYAIQSYKRAAAATEKGYFKNEIVPVEISGKQTTTVTEDEDVKKVNFDKIPTLKPTFQKDGTVTAANASNINDGAAAVVLVSGEKLKELGLKPLARIVSFADASQAPEWFTTTPVKAINKALAKAGLTIADMDFSEINEAFSCVALANERDLGIKPETLNVWGGAVALGHPIGCSGARILITLTSILQQENGRYGVAGICNGGGGASAVVIEKM; this comes from the coding sequence ATGAAAGAGGTATTTATTGTATCCGTAGCCAGAACGCCGATAGGCAGTTTCAACGGGGCTTTGGCAGGAGTGCCTGCCACTACATTGGGTGCTACGGTGATAAAGGCAGCATTGGAAAGAGCAAAAGTGGCACCGGAACAGGTGCAGGAAGTATATATGGGAAATGTGATCAGTGCAAATACAGGGCAGGCACCTGCCAACCAGGCCAGCCTGTATGCCGGCCTTCCCAATACCGTTCCCTGTACCACCGTGAACAAAGTATGTGCCTCCGGTATGAAAGCCGTTATGCTGGGCGCGCAAAGTATTATGCTGGGAGATAATGACGTAGTGGTAGCAGGCGGCATGGAAAGTATGAGCAATATTCCCTACTATCTCGATAAAGCGCGTAACGGGTACCGTTTAGGGCATGGAGCCGTGATTGATGGTATATTGAGGGATGGGCTCTGGGATCCTTATAAAGACTTCCACATGGGCAATGCCGCGGAAATTTGCGCGGCGGAGTATAAGATCACCCGCGAAGACCAGGATGCCTATGCTATCCAGAGCTATAAAAGAGCGGCGGCGGCAACAGAGAAAGGATACTTTAAGAACGAAATAGTACCCGTAGAAATTTCCGGCAAACAAACCACCACCGTTACGGAGGATGAGGATGTTAAAAAAGTGAATTTCGACAAGATCCCCACCCTGAAACCAACTTTCCAGAAAGACGGTACGGTAACAGCCGCTAACGCCTCCAATATCAACGATGGAGCCGCAGCGGTAGTGTTAGTGAGCGGAGAAAAGCTGAAAGAACTGGGCCTCAAACCTTTGGCGCGGATCGTAAGCTTCGCGGATGCTTCCCAGGCCCCCGAATGGTTCACCACTACGCCCGTTAAAGCGATCAATAAAGCCCTCGCCAAAGCAGGACTGACCATCGCGGACATGGACTTTTCCGAGATCAACGAAGCATTTTCCTGTGTAGCCCTCGCCAACGAGCGGGACCTGGGTATTAAGCCTGAAACATTGAACGTTTGGGGTGGCGCCGTGGCTTTAGGGCATCCTATCGGCTGCAGCGGAGCAAGGATATTGATCACCTTAACTTCCATTTTGCAGCAGGAAAATGGCCGCTATGGCGTAGCGGGCATCTGTAACGGAGGGGGCGGCGCCAGTGCGGTAGTAATAGAGAAAATGTAA
- the cysM gene encoding cysteine synthase CysM, with product MTRSVLDLVGNTPMVALQRIPENPNVTIYAKLEGNNPGGSVKDRAAYGMIKGALDRGEIKPGTTLIEATSGNTGIALAMIASLFSVPIELVMPEDATRERVLSMEAFGAKVILTPKEQSMEGAIDYAHAQLAKGGYHMLNQFANPDNYGMHYRTTGPEIWRDTDGGVTHFVSAMGTTGTIMGVSRFLKEKNDKVQIVGCQPTEGSKIPGIRKWPEEYLPKIFERQRVDRTMDIAEEEARIMTNRLAREEAIFCGMSSGGAVAAAVRLSRELESGMIVCIICDRGDRYLSSDLFG from the coding sequence ATGACGAGATCAGTATTGGATTTAGTAGGTAACACCCCGATGGTGGCCTTGCAACGAATTCCCGAAAACCCGAATGTAACGATCTATGCCAAATTAGAAGGTAATAACCCTGGCGGCAGTGTGAAAGACAGGGCCGCATATGGCATGATCAAAGGCGCGCTGGACCGTGGAGAGATAAAGCCCGGCACTACACTGATAGAAGCTACCAGCGGTAACACAGGCATAGCCCTGGCTATGATAGCCAGCCTGTTTTCAGTACCCATTGAACTGGTGATGCCGGAAGATGCTACCCGGGAAAGGGTATTATCCATGGAAGCCTTCGGCGCCAAAGTGATACTCACCCCCAAAGAGCAAAGTATGGAGGGCGCGATCGACTACGCGCATGCACAGCTGGCCAAAGGCGGTTACCATATGCTGAACCAGTTTGCCAACCCTGACAATTACGGCATGCACTACCGCACTACCGGCCCGGAGATCTGGCGGGATACAGATGGCGGGGTTACCCACTTCGTTTCCGCGATGGGCACAACAGGCACCATCATGGGCGTGAGCAGGTTCTTAAAGGAAAAGAATGACAAAGTGCAGATCGTAGGCTGTCAGCCTACGGAAGGCTCTAAAATACCCGGCATCCGCAAATGGCCGGAAGAATACCTGCCTAAGATCTTCGAAAGGCAGCGGGTGGACAGAACGATGGATATTGCGGAAGAAGAAGCCCGGATCATGACCAACCGGCTGGCCCGGGAAGAAGCCATCTTCTGCGGCATGAGCAGCGGAGGGGCTGTTGCAGCGGCGGTAAGGTTATCCAGGGAGCTGGAAAGCGGGATGATCGTGTGCATCATCTGCGACCGGGGCGACCGGTACCTGAGTTCTGACCTGTTTGGCTGA
- a CDS encoding serine O-acetyltransferase, translated as MKQLLEQLKKRHQAAAANAYPSSEQVWAFCRDLVNWLFPEHTGRVMDDAQLEQYALQLEAQLRDLLQNMGSRLPQDAATTSRQFMELVPGIYSDLTKDAEAILQGDPAATCLYEVIRAYPGFYAIAAYRVAHGLHSLDVPLLPRVITEFAHAKTGIDIHPAAVIAPYFCIDHGSGVVIGETTVIGQHVKIYQGVTLGALSIDKTMAQNKRHPTIEDHVVIYAGATILGGDTIIGHHSIIGGNVWLIKSTEPHSRIYYKADGSIKVV; from the coding sequence ATGAAGCAATTATTGGAGCAACTCAAAAAGCGCCACCAGGCCGCTGCAGCAAACGCATATCCCTCATCCGAACAGGTGTGGGCTTTTTGCAGGGACCTGGTGAACTGGTTATTCCCTGAACATACAGGGAGGGTGATGGACGATGCACAACTGGAACAATACGCGCTTCAGTTGGAGGCACAGCTAAGGGACCTGTTGCAGAACATGGGTTCCCGCCTGCCACAGGATGCGGCCACCACCAGCCGGCAGTTCATGGAACTGGTACCGGGCATTTACAGCGATCTCACAAAGGATGCGGAAGCCATCCTCCAGGGAGACCCTGCTGCCACCTGTCTCTACGAAGTGATACGTGCCTACCCGGGTTTCTATGCCATTGCCGCTTACCGCGTGGCACATGGCCTGCATAGCCTGGACGTACCTTTATTACCAAGGGTGATCACAGAATTTGCACATGCCAAAACCGGCATTGATATACACCCGGCTGCCGTGATAGCGCCTTACTTCTGCATAGACCATGGCAGTGGTGTGGTGATCGGTGAAACCACCGTGATCGGCCAGCATGTAAAGATCTACCAGGGCGTTACCCTCGGTGCGCTGAGTATTGATAAAACCATGGCTCAGAACAAACGCCACCCTACCATAGAAGACCATGTAGTGATCTATGCAGGGGCTACCATCCTGGGCGGAGATACCATTATAGGGCATCATAGCATTATTGGCGGGAACGTATGGCTGATCAAATCAACAGAGCCTCACTCCCGGATCTATTATAAAGCAGACGGCAGTATTAAAGTAGTTTAA
- a CDS encoding pyruvate dehydrogenase complex E1 component subunit beta, with translation MRQIAFRQALREALQEEMRRDERVFLMGEEVAEYNGAYKVSQGMLDEFGPRRVIDTPIAELGFTAIGVGAAQNGLRPVLEFMTWNFAVLALDQILNTASKMLAMSGGQVGCPIVFRGPNGSAGQLGAQHSTAFESYYANIPGLKVISVSNPYDAKGLLKAAIRDEDPVVFMESEQMYGEMGDVPEEEYIIPIGKADIKRAGKDVTIVSFNKMMKVALGAAEELAKEGIEAEVIDLRTIRPLDWFTILESVKKTNRLVIVEEQWPFASISSEISYRIQKEGFDYLDAPIRRITAVDAPMHYAPNLVKLYLPDVERTVKLVKEVMYMKK, from the coding sequence ATGCGTCAGATAGCCTTCAGACAAGCCTTAAGAGAAGCCCTCCAGGAAGAAATGCGCCGCGATGAGCGGGTATTCCTGATGGGTGAGGAAGTGGCAGAATACAACGGAGCTTATAAAGTTAGCCAGGGAATGCTGGATGAGTTTGGACCACGTAGGGTGATCGACACGCCTATTGCCGAGCTTGGTTTTACAGCTATTGGTGTTGGTGCCGCTCAGAACGGCCTTCGCCCTGTGTTGGAATTCATGACCTGGAACTTTGCCGTACTGGCACTGGACCAGATCCTCAATACCGCCTCCAAAATGCTCGCTATGAGCGGTGGCCAGGTGGGTTGTCCTATCGTTTTCCGCGGACCTAACGGTTCTGCCGGTCAGCTGGGTGCCCAGCACTCCACAGCCTTTGAAAGCTATTATGCAAACATTCCCGGCCTTAAAGTAATATCCGTATCCAATCCATACGATGCAAAAGGTCTCCTCAAAGCCGCTATCCGCGACGAGGACCCGGTTGTTTTCATGGAAAGTGAGCAGATGTACGGCGAGATGGGCGATGTTCCTGAAGAGGAATACATCATCCCTATCGGTAAAGCAGATATCAAACGCGCTGGTAAAGATGTTACCATCGTTTCCTTCAATAAAATGATGAAAGTAGCGCTTGGCGCTGCGGAAGAACTGGCTAAAGAAGGCATTGAAGCGGAGGTGATCGACCTTCGTACCATCCGCCCGCTGGACTGGTTCACCATCCTGGAATCTGTTAAGAAAACCAACCGCCTGGTGATCGTGGAAGAGCAATGGCCATTCGCCAGCATCTCTTCTGAGATCTCTTACCGTATCCAGAAAGAAGGATTTGACTACCTGGATGCTCCTATCCGCAGGATCACTGCCGTAGATGCTCCTATGCACTATGCACCTAACCTGGTGAAACTGTACCTCCCCGATGTGGAAAGAACAGTGAAACTGGTGAAGGAAGTGATGTACATGAAGAAATAA